One segment of Triticum aestivum cultivar Chinese Spring chromosome 2A, IWGSC CS RefSeq v2.1, whole genome shotgun sequence DNA contains the following:
- the LOC123189560 gene encoding MA3 DOMAIN-CONTAINING TRANSLATION REGULATORY FACTOR 1 isoform X1 yields MAAEDGARSPTRMLAEGHLRIATGGRAPADGGIAVRHIPHHHTAKKEDGGKIEQDNLGDANPLPSQELGKLVNGTKKVPATLDDYRKLVVPVIEEYFSTGDVELSVSELRSLGSDQFHNYFVKKLISMAMDHHDKEKEMASILLSALYADLLDSSRMSEGFMMLLESTEDLSVDIPDAIDVLAVFVARAIVDEILPPVFLTRARALLPESSKGIEVLQVAEKSYLSAPHHAELVERKWGGSTHFTVEEAKKRIQDILREYIESGDTDEAFRCIRELGLPFFHHEVVKRALILGMENLSSQPLILKLLKESTTGCLISSNQVSKGFSRVADSVDDLSLDVPSAKTLFDKLLSTAISEGWLDASFCKSAAPGEDMWNASNEKVKHFKEESGHIIQEYFLSDDVPELIRSLQELSAPEYNAIFLKKLITLAMDRKNREKEMASVLLSSLSLELFSTGDIMKGFIMLLQSAEDTALDIVDAPSELALFLARAVIDEVLLPLNLDDISSKLRPNSSGSQTVQMASSLLAARHSGERILRCWGGGTGWAVEDAKDKISKLLEEYNTGGDLKEACQCIRDLGMPFFNHEVVKKALVMAMEKQNEASILALLQECAAEGLITINQMTNGFARVKEGLDDLTLDIPNAQEKFRGYVELATERGWLLSSFASLP; encoded by the exons ATGGCGGCGGAGGACGGCGCGAGGTCGCCCACCAGGATGCTGGCGGAGGGGCATCTGCGGATCGCCACAGGCGGGCGGGCGCCGGCGGACGGCGGGATCGCCGTCCGCCACATCCCACACCACCACACCGCTAAGAAAG AAGATGGTGGGAAAATTGAACAAGACAACCTTGGAGATGCAAATCCGTTACCATCCCAAGAGTTGGGCAAATTAGTTAATGGAACTAAAAAG GTTCCTGCTACATTAGATGACTACAGGAAGCTTGTAGTTCCAGTAATTGAGGAGTATTTTAGTACAGGAGATGTGGAACTGTCAGTTTCCGAGCTAAGGAGTCTTGGATCCGATCAGTTTCACAATTACTTTGTGAAGAAGCTCATATCCATGGCAATGGACCACCATGATAAAGAAAAAGAAATGGCGTCAATTCTGCTGTCTGCCTTGTATGCTGATCTATTGGACTCCTCCAGGATGAGTGAAGGTTTTATGATGCTTCTAGAGTCAACAGAAGATCTATCTGTGGATATACCAGACGCTATTGATGTCTTGGCTGTTTTTGTGGCACGTGCCATTGTTGATGAAATACTGCCTCCTGTTTTTCTCACTCGAGCTAGAGCATTGCTTCCAGAATCTTCAAAAGGTATTGAAGTTCTGCAGGTTGCTGAGAAGAGTTACTTGTCAGCTCCTCACCATGCGGAGTTAGTTGAACGCAAGTGGGGCGGGAGCACACACTTTACTGTAGAAGAGGCGAAAAAGAGGATCCAGGATATTCTGAGGGAGTACATTGAGAGTGGAGATACAGATGAAGCCTTTAGGTGCATAAGGGAGCTGGGCCTCCCATTCTTCCATCATGAGGTTGTGAAACGTGCTCTCATCCTTGGTATGGAGAATCTGTCGTCACAGCCATTAATCCTGAAGTTGTTGAAGGAATCAACAACTGGCTGTTTGATCAGTTCTAATCAAGTGTCGAAGGGTTTTTCTCGGGTtgctgacagtgttgatgacctgAGCCTTGATGTTCCTTCAGCCAAAACACTTTTTGACAAGCTGCTTTCCACAGCCATATCTGAAGGGTGGCTTGATGCTTCGTTCTGTAAATCTGCTGCCCCTGGTGAAGATATGTGGAATGCAAGCAATGAAAAGGTGAAGCATTTTAAAGAAGAGTCTGGTCACATAATTCAGGAGTATTTCCTCTCAGATGACGTCCCGGAACTCATTAGAAGCCTTCAAGAGCTTTCTGCCCCTGAATACAACGCCATTTTCCTAAAGAAGCTCATCACGCTTGCTATGGACAGGAAGAACAGGGAGAAGGAGATGGCTTCTGTACTTCTTTCTTCACTCAGCTTGGAACTATTTTCCACAGGTGATATCATGAAGGGATTCATAATGCTCCTGCAGTCAGCAGAAGACACTGCCCTCGACATTGTGGATGCTCCTAGTGAACTCGCCCTCTTCCTGGCCAGGGCAGTGATCGATGAAGTCTTGCTTCCACTGAATTTGGATGACATCAGTAGCAAGCTGCGCCCGAACAGCAGTGGTAGTCAAACTGTCCAGATGGCCAGCTCTCTGCTTGCGGCCCGCCATTCTGGTGAGAGGATACTGCGCTGCTGGGGTGGGGGCACTGGCTGGGCTGTGGAAGATGCAAAGGACAAGATCTCCAAGCTTCTTGAGGAGTACAACACAGGCGGCGACCTGAAGGAAGCCTGCCAGTGCATCCGCGACCTCGGGATGCCCTTCTTCAACCATGAAGTGGTGAAGAAAGCGCTGGTGATGGCGATGGAGAAGCAGAATGAAGCTAGCATCTTGGCTCTGCTGCAGGAGTGCGCCGCCGAGGGGCTGATAACCATCAACCAGATGACCAACGGCTTCGCTCGCGTCAAGGAAGGCCTGGACGATCTGACCCTCGACATCCCCAACGCGCAGGAGAAGTTCAGAGGCTATGTGGAGCTCGCGACAGAGCGCGGCTGGCTGCTATCTTCCTTCGCCTCCCTGCCCTGA
- the LOC123189560 gene encoding MA3 DOMAIN-CONTAINING TRANSLATION REGULATORY FACTOR 1 isoform X2, which translates to MAAEDGARSPTRMLAEGHLRIATGGRAPADGGIAVRHIPHHHTAKKDGGKIEQDNLGDANPLPSQELGKLVNGTKKVPATLDDYRKLVVPVIEEYFSTGDVELSVSELRSLGSDQFHNYFVKKLISMAMDHHDKEKEMASILLSALYADLLDSSRMSEGFMMLLESTEDLSVDIPDAIDVLAVFVARAIVDEILPPVFLTRARALLPESSKGIEVLQVAEKSYLSAPHHAELVERKWGGSTHFTVEEAKKRIQDILREYIESGDTDEAFRCIRELGLPFFHHEVVKRALILGMENLSSQPLILKLLKESTTGCLISSNQVSKGFSRVADSVDDLSLDVPSAKTLFDKLLSTAISEGWLDASFCKSAAPGEDMWNASNEKVKHFKEESGHIIQEYFLSDDVPELIRSLQELSAPEYNAIFLKKLITLAMDRKNREKEMASVLLSSLSLELFSTGDIMKGFIMLLQSAEDTALDIVDAPSELALFLARAVIDEVLLPLNLDDISSKLRPNSSGSQTVQMASSLLAARHSGERILRCWGGGTGWAVEDAKDKISKLLEEYNTGGDLKEACQCIRDLGMPFFNHEVVKKALVMAMEKQNEASILALLQECAAEGLITINQMTNGFARVKEGLDDLTLDIPNAQEKFRGYVELATERGWLLSSFASLP; encoded by the exons ATGGCGGCGGAGGACGGCGCGAGGTCGCCCACCAGGATGCTGGCGGAGGGGCATCTGCGGATCGCCACAGGCGGGCGGGCGCCGGCGGACGGCGGGATCGCCGTCCGCCACATCCCACACCACCACACCGCTAAGAAAG ATGGTGGGAAAATTGAACAAGACAACCTTGGAGATGCAAATCCGTTACCATCCCAAGAGTTGGGCAAATTAGTTAATGGAACTAAAAAG GTTCCTGCTACATTAGATGACTACAGGAAGCTTGTAGTTCCAGTAATTGAGGAGTATTTTAGTACAGGAGATGTGGAACTGTCAGTTTCCGAGCTAAGGAGTCTTGGATCCGATCAGTTTCACAATTACTTTGTGAAGAAGCTCATATCCATGGCAATGGACCACCATGATAAAGAAAAAGAAATGGCGTCAATTCTGCTGTCTGCCTTGTATGCTGATCTATTGGACTCCTCCAGGATGAGTGAAGGTTTTATGATGCTTCTAGAGTCAACAGAAGATCTATCTGTGGATATACCAGACGCTATTGATGTCTTGGCTGTTTTTGTGGCACGTGCCATTGTTGATGAAATACTGCCTCCTGTTTTTCTCACTCGAGCTAGAGCATTGCTTCCAGAATCTTCAAAAGGTATTGAAGTTCTGCAGGTTGCTGAGAAGAGTTACTTGTCAGCTCCTCACCATGCGGAGTTAGTTGAACGCAAGTGGGGCGGGAGCACACACTTTACTGTAGAAGAGGCGAAAAAGAGGATCCAGGATATTCTGAGGGAGTACATTGAGAGTGGAGATACAGATGAAGCCTTTAGGTGCATAAGGGAGCTGGGCCTCCCATTCTTCCATCATGAGGTTGTGAAACGTGCTCTCATCCTTGGTATGGAGAATCTGTCGTCACAGCCATTAATCCTGAAGTTGTTGAAGGAATCAACAACTGGCTGTTTGATCAGTTCTAATCAAGTGTCGAAGGGTTTTTCTCGGGTtgctgacagtgttgatgacctgAGCCTTGATGTTCCTTCAGCCAAAACACTTTTTGACAAGCTGCTTTCCACAGCCATATCTGAAGGGTGGCTTGATGCTTCGTTCTGTAAATCTGCTGCCCCTGGTGAAGATATGTGGAATGCAAGCAATGAAAAGGTGAAGCATTTTAAAGAAGAGTCTGGTCACATAATTCAGGAGTATTTCCTCTCAGATGACGTCCCGGAACTCATTAGAAGCCTTCAAGAGCTTTCTGCCCCTGAATACAACGCCATTTTCCTAAAGAAGCTCATCACGCTTGCTATGGACAGGAAGAACAGGGAGAAGGAGATGGCTTCTGTACTTCTTTCTTCACTCAGCTTGGAACTATTTTCCACAGGTGATATCATGAAGGGATTCATAATGCTCCTGCAGTCAGCAGAAGACACTGCCCTCGACATTGTGGATGCTCCTAGTGAACTCGCCCTCTTCCTGGCCAGGGCAGTGATCGATGAAGTCTTGCTTCCACTGAATTTGGATGACATCAGTAGCAAGCTGCGCCCGAACAGCAGTGGTAGTCAAACTGTCCAGATGGCCAGCTCTCTGCTTGCGGCCCGCCATTCTGGTGAGAGGATACTGCGCTGCTGGGGTGGGGGCACTGGCTGGGCTGTGGAAGATGCAAAGGACAAGATCTCCAAGCTTCTTGAGGAGTACAACACAGGCGGCGACCTGAAGGAAGCCTGCCAGTGCATCCGCGACCTCGGGATGCCCTTCTTCAACCATGAAGTGGTGAAGAAAGCGCTGGTGATGGCGATGGAGAAGCAGAATGAAGCTAGCATCTTGGCTCTGCTGCAGGAGTGCGCCGCCGAGGGGCTGATAACCATCAACCAGATGACCAACGGCTTCGCTCGCGTCAAGGAAGGCCTGGACGATCTGACCCTCGACATCCCCAACGCGCAGGAGAAGTTCAGAGGCTATGTGGAGCTCGCGACAGAGCGCGGCTGGCTGCTATCTTCCTTCGCCTCCCTGCCCTGA